The DNA window CCCTGCTCGCGGTGCTCGCCCTCGACGCGGGGCCCGGTGAAGTGGGACTGCTCAGCGCCCTCACCACCATCACCGTGCTCGTGCTGGGCCTGCCCGCCGGAGCATGGGTGGACCGGGTCAGGCGCCGCCCGGTGATGGTCGCGGCGGACCTGGTCCGCGCCGCGCTTCTGGCGTCGGTGACGGTCACGTGGTGGCTGGACGCTCTCACGATGACCCAGCTGTACGGCGTCGCCGTCGCGACCGGAGCCGGCACGCTCTTCTTCGACGTCGCCTCGCAGAGCACGGTCCCGCACCTGGTCGGCCGGGACCGGCTCACCGCCGCGAACTCGGTGCTCGTCGGCACGAACGCGGCGATGGACGTGGGCGGCAGAAGCTCCGCCGGAGTGCTGGTGGCTCTCGCGGGTGCGCCGGTGGCGATCCTGCTCGACGCGCTCACCTACCTGTGGTCGGCCGTGTGGCTGTGCCGGATCAGCAAGCCGGAACCCGCGCCCGCCCCCGTACCCGGCGAGCGGCTCGGGCGGCGGATCGGCGAGGGGGTGCGGTTCCTCTTCGGCAACCGGGTCCTCACCGCCATCGCGGCGCAAGGCGGCATGACGAACCTCGCCTTCCCGCTCTGCTCGGCGCTGCTGCCCGTGCTGCTCGTCGACGAGCTCGGGCATCCCGCCTGGGTGCTCGGGGCCTACCTCGCCGCCGGCGGGCTCGGTGTGCTGGCCGGTTCCTCGACGGCTCACCTGATCGGCCGCCGGTTCGGCCACGGGCGTGCCGTGTGGATCGCCGGCCTGGCCACCGCGCCGTTCGCGCTTCTGGTGCCGTTCGCCGGCTGGAGCGTCTGGATCTCGGCGGCCGCGTGGAGCGTCGTGTGCTTCCGGACGGGGGTGAACAACGTGCTGCTCGTCAGCTTCAGGCAGAAGGTCACGCCCGACCCGATGCTCGGCAGGATGAACGCCACCATGCGCCTGATCCTCATGGGCGCGGTCGGCGTCGGCGGTCTGCTGGCGGGCCTTCTCGGCGAGGTCTGGGGCATCGGGACGGCGATGTGGGCGGGCGCGGCGATCATGGCGCTCAGCTGGACACCGATCTGGCTCAGCCCACTCCGCCACGAGGTCTGACGCATGCCGCCGGAGCAGGCGCGCGGGCGGGCGATGCGCTAGCTCCCGCCGTCGTCCGCCGTCCCGCACTCCACGTCAGCGGCGGGCAGGCGCCCCTCCAGCAGGTACGCGTCCACCGCCTCGTTGACGCAGCGCGCACCGCTCCTGTAGGCGGTGTGCGCGTGACCGCGCAGCGTGACCAGCACCGAGCCGGACGAGGACTTCTTCTGGAGCGGGTACACCCGGCTCTTCGTGCTGGTCAACACGGCCTTCTTCTCCGTCGTCGCGAGCGTGGACGAGCTGATGCACCTGACGGCGGCGCGTTCGCTCGGCGCGCCGGCCAGGATCGGGTTCGGCACCAGGCTGCACTACCTCGTCGTGCGGACCGACGTCACCGCCATCTGGGGGGTTCCGCGGCGGCACCGGTACCGGGTCTATCTGGCCGGGATGGCCTCCGACGTCCTCCTCATCGCGACGATGACGCTCGCGGTCGCGTACCTGCCGCTGTCCGGCCCGGTCGAGGCGCTGCTCCGGGCCTTCACGCTGACCACGCTGCTGTGCCTGCGGCTCCGGGCTCAGATCTCCATGCGGACCGACCTCTACTTCGTGCTCCGCGACCTGCTGCGGTGCAAGGACCTGTTCGGCGACGGTCTCCGCTATGCCCGGTATCTGCTCGCCAGGGCGGCCGCCCCGTTCAGGAGGCCAGCCTCGCCGGTCATCGACCCCACCGGTGAACTCGCCCCGCACGAGCGGCGCGCGGTCAGGATCTACGCCGTCGCCCTCGGTGACGTTCGTCCGTACCCACCGCCGCGTGACCGCCCCGGCCGTCCCCTGGGAAGCGCCGAGCCCGGCCGATCAGCGTGATCGGCCGGGCTCGCCGGTGGGTGTGGATCAGGCCAGGTCGAAGCGGTCGAGCTCCATGACCTTGGTCCAGGCCGCGACGAAGTCCGTCACGAACTTCTCGCGGGCGTCGTCGCTCGCGTAGACCTCGGCGAGGGCGCGCAGCTGCGAGTTGGAGCCGAAGACGAGGTCGACCGGGGTGGCGGTCCACTTCAGCTCGTCCGTGGCCGCGTCGCGGATCTCGTAGACGTTCTCCTCCGACTCCGACGCCTTCCACCGGGTGCCCGGGGAGAGCAGGTTGGCGAAGAAGTCGTTGGTGAGCACGCCGGGCCGGTCGGTGAAGACGCCGTGCGGGGCGCCGCCGTGGTTGGCCCCGAGGGAGCGCAGGCCGCCGACGAGGACGGTCATCTCCGGCGGGGTCAGGTCCAGCATGTACGCCCGGTCGACGAGCAGCACCTCGGGCTGCGTCTTCTCGCCGGCCCGCACGTAGTTGCGGAACCCGTCGGCGCGCGGCTCCAGGACGCTGAAGGACTCGACGTCCGTCTGCTCCTGGGAGGCGTCGGTGCGGCCCGGGTGGAACGGCACCGTCACGGCCACGCCGGCGTCCTGGGCCGCCTTCTCGACCGCGGCCGAGCCGCCCAGCACGATCAGGTCGGCCAGCGAGATCTTCGCGCCGCCGGCCTCGTTGAACTTGCGCTGGATGTTCTCGAGGACGGGCAGGACCGTCGCGAGCTGCTCGGGCTGGTTGACCTCCCAGTTGCGCTGCGGCTCCAGGCGGATGCGGGCGCCGTTGGCGCCGCCGCGCTTGTCGGTGGAGCGGAAGCTCGCGGCCGAGGCCCAGGCGGTGGTGACGAGCTGGGCGACCGTGAGGCCGGACCCCAGGATCTGCTCCTTGAGCGCGGCCACGTCGGCGTCGCTGACGAGCTCGTGGTCGACGGCCGGCACCGGGTCCTGCCACAGCTGGGGCTCGGCGACCCACGGCCCGAGGTAGCGGCTGACCGGGCCCATGTCGCGGTGCAGCAGCTTGTACCAGGCCTTGGCGAAGGCGAGCTGGAACTCGTCCGGGTTGTTGAGGAAGCGGAGCGAGATCTCGCGGTAGATCGGGTCGACGCGCAGCGACAGGTCGGTCGTCAGCATCGTCGGCTTGTGCTTCTTCGCCGGGTCGAAGGGGTCGGGGATGATCTCCTCGGCGTCCTTGGCGACCCACTGCTTGGCCCCGCCGGGGCTCGTGGTGAGCTCCCACTCGTAGCCGAAGAGGATCTCGAAGAAGCGGTTGCTCCACTGGGTCGGCACGTCGGTCCAGGTGACCTCCAGGCCACTGGTGATCGTGTCGGCGCCCTTGCCGCTGCCGTGCGTGCTCAGCCAGCCGAGGCCCTGCGCCTCCAGCGGCGCGCCCTCCGGCTCGGGGCCCACGTGGTCGTCGGCGACGCCGGCGCCGTGGGTCTTGCCGAAGGTGTGGCCGCCGGCGATGAGGGCGACGGTCTCCTCGTCGTTCATCGCCATCCGGCCGAAGGTCTCGCGGATGAAGTGCGCCGCGGCGGCCGGGTCGGCGTTGCCGCGCGGGCCCTCCGGGTTGACGTAGATGAGGCCCATCTCGGTGGCCCCGACCTCCGGCAGCATCTCGCTCTCGGAGACGTAGCGCTCGTCGCCGAGCCAGGCGTCCTCGGGACCCCAGAAGATCTCCTCGGGCTCCCAGACGTCCTTGCGGCCGAAGCCGAAGCCGAAGGTCTTGAAGCCCATCGACTCCAGGGCGACGTTGCCGGCGAGCACGAGCAGGTCGGCCCACGAGATCTTCTGGCCGTACTTCTTCTTGACCGGCCACAGCAGGCGGCGGGCCTTGTCGAGGT is part of the Nonomuraea coxensis DSM 45129 genome and encodes:
- the katG gene encoding catalase/peroxidase HPI; the protein is MSDTQDNRPSSAQGVDRKEAAGCPVAHDSVTSHGSESENPAIDSPDAKRHGRPRTNRDWWPNQLDLSVLRAHSSKSNPLGQDFDYAKEFEKLDVEALKRDIAETLTTSQDWWPADFGHYGGLMIRMSWHAAGTYRIHDGRGGAGDGGQRFAPLNSWPDNANLDKARRLLWPVKKKYGQKISWADLLVLAGNVALESMGFKTFGFGFGRKDVWEPEEIFWGPEDAWLGDERYVSESEMLPEVGATEMGLIYVNPEGPRGNADPAAAAHFIRETFGRMAMNDEETVALIAGGHTFGKTHGAGVADDHVGPEPEGAPLEAQGLGWLSTHGSGKGADTITSGLEVTWTDVPTQWSNRFFEILFGYEWELTTSPGGAKQWVAKDAEEIIPDPFDPAKKHKPTMLTTDLSLRVDPIYREISLRFLNNPDEFQLAFAKAWYKLLHRDMGPVSRYLGPWVAEPQLWQDPVPAVDHELVSDADVAALKEQILGSGLTVAQLVTTAWASAASFRSTDKRGGANGARIRLEPQRNWEVNQPEQLATVLPVLENIQRKFNEAGGAKISLADLIVLGGSAAVEKAAQDAGVAVTVPFHPGRTDASQEQTDVESFSVLEPRADGFRNYVRAGEKTQPEVLLVDRAYMLDLTPPEMTVLVGGLRSLGANHGGAPHGVFTDRPGVLTNDFFANLLSPGTRWKASESEENVYEIRDAATDELKWTATPVDLVFGSNSQLRALAEVYASDDAREKFVTDFVAAWTKVMELDRFDLA
- a CDS encoding alpha/beta hydrolase yields the protein MTSTKSRVYPLQKKSSSGSVLVTLRGHAHTAYRSGARCVNEAVDAYLLEGRLPAADVECGTADDGGS
- a CDS encoding MFS transporter; amino-acid sequence: MTTAAQPPLLRDPSFRNLYLASAVSQFGTQVGYVAMPLLAVLALDAGPGEVGLLSALTTITVLVLGLPAGAWVDRVRRRPVMVAADLVRAALLASVTVTWWLDALTMTQLYGVAVATGAGTLFFDVASQSTVPHLVGRDRLTAANSVLVGTNAAMDVGGRSSAGVLVALAGAPVAILLDALTYLWSAVWLCRISKPEPAPAPVPGERLGRRIGEGVRFLFGNRVLTAIAAQGGMTNLAFPLCSALLPVLLVDELGHPAWVLGAYLAAGGLGVLAGSSTAHLIGRRFGHGRAVWIAGLATAPFALLVPFAGWSVWISAAAWSVVCFRTGVNNVLLVSFRQKVTPDPMLGRMNATMRLILMGAVGVGGLLAGLLGEVWGIGTAMWAGAAIMALSWTPIWLSPLRHEV